Proteins encoded together in one Paracidovorax wautersii window:
- the fdxA gene encoding ferredoxin FdxA has product MTHVVSENCIKCKYTDCVDVCPVDCFREGPNFLVIDPDECIDCAVCIPECPANAIFAEEDLPADQVAFIKINAELSPQFKSITKRKAALPDADEWNGKPGKVADLIRS; this is encoded by the coding sequence ATGACTCACGTCGTTTCAGAGAACTGCATCAAGTGCAAGTACACGGATTGCGTGGACGTGTGCCCCGTGGACTGCTTCCGCGAAGGCCCCAACTTCCTGGTCATCGACCCTGACGAGTGCATCGACTGCGCCGTGTGCATTCCCGAGTGCCCGGCCAATGCCATCTTCGCCGAGGAAGACCTGCCCGCAGACCAGGTGGCTTTCATCAAGATCAACGCCGAGCTGTCGCCGCAGTTCAAGAGCATCACCAAGCGCAAGGCCGCGCTGCCTGACGCCGACGAGTGGAACGGCAAGCCCGGCAAGGTGGCCGACCTGATCCGCTCGTGA